From a single Aquincola tertiaricarbonis genomic region:
- a CDS encoding type II toxin-antitoxin system RelE/ParE family toxin, whose translation MPGADYRIAWRPKALEDLRSIVRYIAQDSPTRARTFGKKLREKVQPLAQHPRLGHEGRPGLPADVRELVLHANYIAVYRVIDTSRTVEILRVKHVAQQTP comes from the coding sequence ATGCCTGGGGCCGACTACCGCATCGCCTGGCGCCCCAAGGCTCTGGAAGACCTGCGCAGCATCGTCCGCTACATCGCCCAGGACAGTCCTACCCGTGCACGCACCTTCGGCAAGAAGCTGCGCGAGAAAGTCCAGCCGCTGGCCCAGCACCCGAGGCTCGGCCATGAGGGCCGGCCCGGGCTGCCAGCCGACGTGCGCGAACTCGTGCTGCACGCCAACTACATCGCCGTCTATCGGGTGATCGACACCTCTCGCACCGTCGAGATCCTTCGCGTCAAGCACGTGGCGCAGCAAACGCCGTGA
- a CDS encoding DUF7673 family protein, translating to MLAAAAEAPPPAITSEEVAALERLLAHARRDSGQSRVVADFLLAWWNTGSCGAFDLTSLWALDTDIVADMTTVFGLIGRVHRYPDSLGYEAEFKAIVRTWRPELGD from the coding sequence ATGCTGGCCGCCGCCGCTGAAGCGCCGCCCCCTGCGATCACCTCCGAGGAAGTGGCGGCGCTCGAGCGCCTGCTCGCGCATGCCAGGCGCGACTCGGGGCAGAGCCGGGTCGTTGCGGACTTTCTGCTGGCTTGGTGGAACACAGGCAGCTGCGGTGCCTTCGACCTGACCTCGCTGTGGGCACTGGACACCGACATCGTGGCGGACATGACGACCGTGTTCGGCCTGATCGGCCGCGTTCACCGCTACCCCGACAGCCTGGGCTACGAGGCGGAGTTCAAGGCCATCGTGCGGACGTGGCGGCCGGAGCTCGGGGACTGA